In Azotosporobacter soli, a single genomic region encodes these proteins:
- the flgL gene encoding flagellar hook-associated protein FlgL: MRITNSMISDNALRNITKAANRLAKANEAASSQEKIQLASDDPVVATRAVSYRSYVAQIKQSQDAADAAGNWQKATDDALSQLSDVIASAKELTTKAANDTNSESDLATIADAIETLRDQAVSIMNTSYAGRYIFGGYSTSEEPYKTVSSDIGDTITYKGSYLSLGGVVSADVSDSDLISFYSMNEDEAYESNATINTTAAKAKTAYENITTAITTYGGTTTLSTATASAKAAYEAAATAAAADATNTTLTDAATAAQSIYDTLNTAASTYGGAAMLSSASTAMETVKDVLADCVSDGKGTTALATLATKTKTSAASLTTAITAYGGTTTLTAAAATALADYNTAAAAATADPSSSSLAAAAKAAKSVSDSLADAVTTYGGTTTVADASTAEQTLSDTLSSAVSTYGTAAESINYNIGFSTQVTVNIEGQDAVGEGAENNLFDTFSKLLLALQGDTTYKTASVDSTGTVTVSTQTMSISDLIDEFSADLDRLTFAQSTLGARMDEVDAVSDKLDDAYTAYTGYMTDNEQVDLATAATEVSSAEYCYEASLSVGAKVISKTLIDYIT, from the coding sequence GTGCGGATTACCAACAGCATGATTTCAGACAACGCCCTGCGAAATATTACGAAAGCCGCCAATCGATTGGCCAAAGCCAACGAGGCCGCCTCTTCGCAAGAAAAAATTCAATTGGCTTCCGATGATCCGGTCGTGGCAACCCGCGCTGTAAGTTATCGCAGCTATGTTGCACAAATCAAACAATCACAGGATGCTGCGGATGCTGCAGGGAATTGGCAGAAAGCGACGGATGATGCGCTAAGTCAGCTGAGTGACGTGATAGCGAGTGCGAAGGAGCTGACAACCAAAGCGGCAAACGATACCAATAGTGAATCGGATTTGGCGACAATTGCAGATGCGATTGAAACACTGCGGGATCAAGCCGTTTCAATTATGAATACAAGCTATGCCGGACGCTATATTTTCGGCGGCTACAGCACAAGTGAAGAGCCGTATAAAACGGTTTCCAGCGATATCGGCGATACGATTACGTACAAAGGATCTTATTTGAGTCTGGGCGGCGTTGTTTCGGCGGATGTTTCCGACTCGGATCTCATATCGTTCTACAGTATGAATGAAGATGAGGCGTACGAAAGCAACGCTACGATTAATACTACAGCGGCAAAGGCCAAAACGGCGTATGAAAATATTACGACGGCCATTACGACGTATGGAGGAACCACAACGTTGTCGACCGCAACGGCGAGTGCGAAAGCGGCGTATGAGGCAGCTGCGACTGCGGCCGCTGCCGATGCAACGAATACGACGCTGACGGATGCCGCAACGGCGGCCCAAAGCATCTATGACACCTTGAATACGGCGGCTTCTACCTATGGCGGAGCGGCAATGCTAAGTTCGGCAAGCACGGCGATGGAAACGGTAAAGGATGTTCTGGCGGATTGTGTGAGCGACGGGAAGGGAACAACGGCATTGGCGACGCTGGCGACCAAGACGAAGACGTCTGCAGCCTCGTTAACGACGGCAATTACGGCATACGGCGGTACGACGACATTGACGGCTGCGGCTGCTACGGCATTGGCCGATTATAATACCGCAGCCGCAGCTGCTACTGCGGATCCGTCGAGTTCGTCGCTCGCAGCGGCGGCGAAAGCGGCAAAGAGCGTGTCGGATTCATTGGCAGATGCCGTCACGACGTATGGCGGGACAACGACCGTAGCGGATGCTTCGACGGCGGAGCAGACTCTTTCGGATACGTTATCTTCCGCGGTTTCCACGTATGGAACAGCAGCGGAGAGCATTAATTATAATATCGGATTTAGTACGCAAGTCACGGTGAATATTGAAGGCCAAGATGCAGTGGGCGAGGGTGCCGAGAACAATCTGTTCGACACTTTTTCAAAGTTGTTGCTGGCGCTTCAAGGTGACACAACTTATAAAACGGCCAGCGTCGATTCGACAGGAACGGTGACGGTCAGTACCCAGACCATGTCAATCAGCGATTTGATCGATGAATTTTCAGCGGACTTGGATCGTTTGACGTTTGCGCAATCCACGCTTGGCGCACGTATGGATGAAGTCGATGCGGTGTCGGATAAATTGGATGATGCATATACGGCATATACGGGATATATGACCGATAACGAACAGGTGGATTTGGCTACCGCTGCAACGGAAGTGAGCAGTGCGGAATATTGCTATGAGGCGTCCTTGTCAGTGGGGGCGAAGGTCATTTCGAAAACGTTAATTGATTATATTACCTAA
- the fliD gene encoding flagellar filament capping protein FliD encodes MSSSSSISTTTVNGTTRITGLASGLDVDGIVDQLMLAERAKKYNKLTQKEQTAEWKQTAYRTMITDIQDFSSKYFNVSSSTSLLSSKNFLQYAATSTSSAVAVTASSTAKAGSHTVEVCQLATNASLSGSGITKDVQGATTPDYSSLSGESFVLTLDGTDYTVDLDNMTAQDVDGLQDAIDDAVGEGKVTVSENSSGYLTITSADSGVQAISVSAASSSDSGLTDLGFTSSGVLSNRLSTSDTLSSIADQLNSGNALTFDNGYLNMTINGVSFSFDEDETLSDMMSEINKSSAGATMTYNSTTGKLALTADDTGAGSSLVAADSGSSNFISALLTTQTDGKDSIVVIDDQRYVRSTNVVTVDGVTYTLNKTTTTDTTTTSSSCSSTADTVSVTQDSSGVYDLLKDFVDDYNTLMETINDALDETADSDYPALTDDQKADMTDDEITSWETKAKVGLLEGDSTLTSFLSNLRNALADSISGQSSSLSSIGITASDDYAENGKLSIDESTLEEAIASNPEAVMKLFTQQASSTYTTSSGKTASLGTTGIVRSLNASQLSTRYKEEGIAYRFYDIIAKNISTVADSSGNKGLLIEIAGTTEDSSDTDNNLTTLIDKYSEQIDDESDRLDDYEDKLYTKYSALETYISTMNTKLSALSSYTSSS; translated from the coding sequence ATGTCTTCAAGCAGCAGTATATCTACGACCACGGTTAATGGAACGACGCGGATCACAGGTTTGGCGTCCGGCTTGGATGTGGACGGGATTGTCGATCAGTTGATGCTTGCAGAACGGGCGAAGAAATACAATAAGCTTACGCAAAAAGAGCAAACGGCGGAATGGAAGCAAACTGCGTACCGTACGATGATTACGGATATTCAGGATTTTAGCAGCAAATATTTTAATGTGTCTTCATCGACGAGTCTGTTAAGCTCAAAGAATTTTTTGCAATATGCTGCGACCAGCACTTCGTCGGCGGTTGCGGTAACGGCGTCCAGCACTGCCAAGGCCGGGAGTCATACGGTTGAAGTGTGTCAGTTGGCTACAAATGCCAGTCTCAGCGGAAGCGGTATCACAAAAGATGTCCAAGGAGCGACAACGCCGGATTACAGCAGTCTCAGCGGTGAAAGTTTTGTTTTGACGCTTGACGGTACGGATTATACGGTGGATTTGGATAATATGACAGCCCAGGATGTCGATGGGCTGCAAGACGCGATCGACGATGCTGTTGGGGAAGGCAAGGTGACTGTCAGCGAAAACTCTTCAGGCTATTTGACGATTACATCCGCAGATTCGGGCGTTCAGGCGATTTCGGTCAGTGCCGCGTCGTCGAGCGACAGCGGCCTGACGGATCTTGGATTCACAAGCAGCGGCGTTCTTTCCAATCGGTTGAGCACTTCGGATACTTTGTCCAGCATTGCGGATCAATTGAATTCGGGCAATGCATTAACATTCGATAATGGATATCTTAATATGACAATCAATGGCGTTTCTTTTTCATTTGATGAAGACGAAACCTTGTCGGATATGATGTCCGAAATCAATAAGTCATCAGCGGGAGCTACGATGACTTACAATTCTACGACGGGAAAGCTGGCATTGACTGCCGATGATACGGGGGCGGGAAGTTCGTTGGTTGCCGCTGACAGCGGAAGCAGCAATTTCATATCGGCGCTGTTGACGACGCAAACGGACGGAAAAGACTCGATTGTCGTAATTGATGATCAACGCTATGTCCGAAGTACGAATGTAGTGACTGTTGATGGCGTTACCTACACATTAAATAAAACAACCACTACCGACACAACGACGACGTCTTCCTCTTGCTCTTCAACCGCAGATACAGTCAGCGTCACGCAAGACAGCAGCGGCGTTTACGATCTGCTCAAGGATTTCGTCGATGACTACAATACCTTGATGGAAACGATCAATGACGCGCTGGATGAAACGGCGGACTCTGATTATCCGGCTCTTACGGATGACCAAAAAGCAGACATGACCGATGATGAAATTACCAGTTGGGAAACAAAAGCAAAAGTCGGGTTGCTGGAGGGCGATTCGACGCTGACCAGTTTTTTGAGCAATCTGCGCAATGCATTAGCGGATTCGATTTCGGGGCAATCAAGCAGTCTTTCCAGCATTGGGATCACCGCAAGCGATGATTATGCAGAAAACGGAAAACTGTCGATTGACGAATCGACGTTAGAAGAGGCGATTGCGAGTAATCCGGAAGCGGTGATGAAATTATTCACGCAGCAGGCATCATCCACATACACCACTTCCTCCGGCAAAACGGCTTCGCTGGGGACGACCGGGATTGTTCGCAGTTTAAATGCGAGCCAGCTTAGCACGCGTTATAAAGAAGAAGGCATTGCCTATCGCTTTTATGACATCATTGCAAAGAACATATCTACCGTTGCAGACAGTTCAGGCAACAAAGGGCTGCTGATTGAGATCGCCGGGACGACGGAGGATTCTTCGGATACGGATAATAATCTGACGACATTAATTGATAAATATAGCGAGCAGATTGATGATGAAAGTGACCGCCTAGATGATTATGAAGATAAGTTATATACAAAATATTCTGCGCTGGAGACGTATATCAGTACGATGAATACCAAGCTTTCTGCGTTATCTTCGTACACCTCCAGTAGCTAG